From one Lycium barbarum isolate Lr01 chromosome 6, ASM1917538v2, whole genome shotgun sequence genomic stretch:
- the LOC132598852 gene encoding GATA transcription factor 24-like isoform X1, translating into MGETNRRGNNMYGRDTMNAAAAPLHHHHHHHHQTQIDNDDDDDVTAAGGGDNPTSHIRYDHHPHALHNNGGASMDAANAINGVDNALYCPPSDIVTAAAAGGGASDQLTLSFQGEVYVFDAVSPEKVQAVLLLLGGYEVPAGIPTVSVAPQTQRASGDLPGRLNQPQRAASLNRFREKRKERCFDKKIRYTVRKEVAMRMQRKKGQFTSAKSISDEAGSSSADWNEGSGQEEQETSCRHCGISSKSTPMMRRGPAGPRSLCNACGLKWANKGILRDLSKVPTPGAQDQTAKSGEQITGEPNGSDAMAAAAIITPEGDNRVVTAER; encoded by the exons ATGGGAGAAACAAATCGCAGAGGTAATAACATGTACGGACGAGATACAATGAACGCCGCTGCTGCACCacttcaccaccaccaccaccaccaccaccaaaccCAGATCGACAATGACGACGACGACGACGTCACCGCCGCGGGTGGTGGAGATAACCCTACTTCTCACATTCGCTACGACCATCATCCTCACGCGCTTCACAACAACGGCGGCGCGTCAATGGATGCTGCTAATGCGATCAACGGTGTGGATAACGCCTTGTATTGTCCACCTTCGGATATTGTTACGGCTGCTGCTGCtggtggtggagcttctgatcaACTTACGCTGTCGTTTCAAGGCGAAGTTTATGTTTTCGATGCCGTTTCACCTGAAAAG GTTCAGGCGGTGCTGTTATTGTTGGGGGGATACGAAGTCCCTGCTGGCATCCCTACTGTTAGTGTGGCTCCCCAAACTCAGAGG GCTTCAGGTGACTTGCCTGGAAGATTGAATCAACCGCAAAGAGCTGCTTCTTTAAATCGTTTTAGGGAAAAGAGGAAAGAACGGTGTTTTGATAAAAAGATCCGTTATACTGTGCGGAAGGAAGTTGCGATGAG GATGCAGCGTAAGAAGGGTCAGTTTACATCTGCAAAGTCAATATCTGACGAAGCAGGTTCTTCTTCTGCAGATTGGAATGAAGGCTCTGGTCAAGAAGAACAGGAAACATC ATGTAGACATTGCGGTATTAGTTCGAAATCCACTCCTATGATGCGCCGTGGACCAGCTGGCCCAAGGTCTCTTTGTAATGCATGTGGACTCAAGTGGGCTAATAAG GGAATTTTAAGAGATCTTTCTAAAGTTCCAACTCCTGGAGCtcaggaccaaactgcaaaatcTGGTGAACAG ATCACTGGTGAACCTAATGGCTCGGACGCCATGGCTGCTGCTGCTATCATCACTCCAGAAGGCGACAACAGAGTTGTCACTGCTGAACGGTGA
- the LOC132598852 gene encoding GATA transcription factor 28-like isoform X2 yields the protein MGETNRRGNNMYGRDTMNAAAAPLHHHHHHHHQTQIDNDDDDDVTAAGGGDNPTSHIRYDHHPHALHNNGGASMDAANAINGVDNALYCPPSDIVTAAAAGGGASDQLTLSFQGEVYVFDAVSPEKVQAVLLLLGGYEVPAGIPTVSVAPQTQRASGDLPGRLNQPQRAASLNRFREKRKERCFDKKIRYTVRKEVAMRMQRKKGQFTSAKSISDEAGSSSADWNEGSGQEEQETSCRHCGISSKSTPMMRRGPAGPRSLCNACGLKWANKIKFSSPSLSS from the exons ATGGGAGAAACAAATCGCAGAGGTAATAACATGTACGGACGAGATACAATGAACGCCGCTGCTGCACCacttcaccaccaccaccaccaccaccaccaaaccCAGATCGACAATGACGACGACGACGACGTCACCGCCGCGGGTGGTGGAGATAACCCTACTTCTCACATTCGCTACGACCATCATCCTCACGCGCTTCACAACAACGGCGGCGCGTCAATGGATGCTGCTAATGCGATCAACGGTGTGGATAACGCCTTGTATTGTCCACCTTCGGATATTGTTACGGCTGCTGCTGCtggtggtggagcttctgatcaACTTACGCTGTCGTTTCAAGGCGAAGTTTATGTTTTCGATGCCGTTTCACCTGAAAAG GTTCAGGCGGTGCTGTTATTGTTGGGGGGATACGAAGTCCCTGCTGGCATCCCTACTGTTAGTGTGGCTCCCCAAACTCAGAGG GCTTCAGGTGACTTGCCTGGAAGATTGAATCAACCGCAAAGAGCTGCTTCTTTAAATCGTTTTAGGGAAAAGAGGAAAGAACGGTGTTTTGATAAAAAGATCCGTTATACTGTGCGGAAGGAAGTTGCGATGAG GATGCAGCGTAAGAAGGGTCAGTTTACATCTGCAAAGTCAATATCTGACGAAGCAGGTTCTTCTTCTGCAGATTGGAATGAAGGCTCTGGTCAAGAAGAACAGGAAACATC ATGTAGACATTGCGGTATTAGTTCGAAATCCACTCCTATGATGCGCCGTGGACCAGCTGGCCCAAGGTCTCTTTGTAATGCATGTGGACTCAAGTGGGCTAATAAG ATCAAATTCTCTTCACCTTCACTGTCAAGTTAA